In Shouchella patagoniensis, the following are encoded in one genomic region:
- a CDS encoding helix-turn-helix domain-containing protein: MKLLFLSDDSNNEELVQPLCLVANQLQATLDCLPIAKDKQSCGGIECYDAVFVDIDMDSVHVSSSRNFITRINKDYPAICLIVMQNEFRASEVRAWFKAGVFDVLEKPLDETILYELMNEISSQQRDKAIVRQPGKAKAEWMKRGFVYDLIFGATKHAKEIWDRSKQCGLSNTPTTVLIASIDRYKTLIKQKSPKWAQSLQSECTKAIQVGLNEQGLTGIQAIVDKDKLAILLPCQYEDDIKHIARLLQYGIQQRTGYTVTVGIGNHYEDPRNLYASYKEAWQAQANKFYVGKNKVIHYTDIDNLYEKPTLVPYEKLDVVSQLLRRGELDQGKSELQQIRAFLFTNCRIEQDVLHLQVTDILNSLLRAALNNGCHPDMMQTVYSKFMDQLKETADIYDIEKWFVEMIENILFNIHRFNNEKMLRPIQQAVQYIEDTYNQPISLEEVADHVRLSANYFSNTFKKTMGLPFVKYLAKIRVERAKPLLHDLDYTVYQVASEVGYTDSRYFSRVFKSFEGKTPSEYRNARLVK; encoded by the coding sequence ATGAAGCTACTTTTCCTTTCAGACGATTCGAATAATGAAGAACTTGTACAACCGTTGTGTTTAGTTGCTAACCAACTTCAAGCAACGCTTGATTGTTTACCTATTGCAAAGGATAAGCAATCTTGCGGGGGAATTGAGTGTTATGATGCAGTATTTGTTGATATTGATATGGATTCAGTTCATGTGAGTTCAAGTCGCAACTTCATTACGCGTATAAATAAAGACTATCCAGCCATTTGTTTAATTGTTATGCAAAATGAGTTTCGGGCAAGTGAGGTAAGGGCATGGTTTAAAGCAGGTGTCTTTGACGTCCTTGAAAAACCACTTGATGAAACTATTCTTTATGAATTAATGAATGAAATCAGTAGTCAGCAAAGAGATAAAGCGATTGTTAGACAACCAGGGAAAGCAAAAGCAGAGTGGATGAAGCGTGGCTTCGTTTATGACCTCATTTTTGGTGCAACGAAGCACGCCAAAGAAATCTGGGATCGCAGTAAACAATGTGGATTATCGAATACACCAACGACTGTTTTGATTGCGTCGATTGATCGATATAAAACATTGATTAAACAAAAGAGTCCAAAGTGGGCTCAATCATTACAGAGCGAATGTACAAAGGCAATCCAAGTTGGTTTAAATGAACAAGGTTTGACGGGAATTCAAGCTATTGTTGATAAAGATAAATTGGCTATCCTTTTGCCATGTCAGTACGAAGATGATATAAAACATATCGCTCGTTTGCTTCAATATGGAATACAGCAACGAACAGGATATACGGTCACAGTGGGGATCGGTAATCACTATGAAGACCCACGTAATTTATATGCATCGTATAAGGAAGCATGGCAAGCTCAAGCCAATAAGTTTTATGTTGGCAAAAACAAAGTTATTCATTACACGGACATAGACAATTTATACGAAAAACCAACGCTAGTGCCGTATGAGAAGCTAGATGTGGTTTCACAGTTGCTAAGGCGTGGTGAACTTGATCAAGGAAAGTCTGAACTGCAACAAATACGTGCATTCTTATTTACTAATTGCAGGATCGAACAAGATGTACTTCATTTGCAAGTAACCGATATTTTAAATTCCTTGCTACGAGCTGCATTAAATAATGGGTGTCATCCTGATATGATGCAAACGGTATACAGCAAGTTTATGGATCAACTAAAAGAAACAGCTGATATCTATGATATTGAGAAGTGGTTTGTAGAAATGATCGAGAACATCTTATTTAATATTCACCGCTTTAATAATGAGAAAATGCTGCGCCCAATTCAACAAGCCGTTCAGTATATTGAAGATACGTATAATCAACCAATTAGTTTAGAAGAAGTAGCAGATCATGTGAGATTGAGCGCGAATTATTTTAGCAATACATTTAAGAAAACAATGGGGCTCCCGTTTGTGAAGTACCTTGCAAAAATTCGTGTAGAAAGAGC